One Agrococcus jenensis genomic region harbors:
- a CDS encoding LacI family DNA-binding transcriptional regulator yields MGTTLADVAAHAGVSVQTVSNALNNPGLLKRSTLDRVLAAVDDLDYSPNLQARRLRQQTVATIGLRIDPLTENVAASLLDRFLHELTARADAQGRHVLLFTAVDDEEEVRKIRELASQRVADRFLLTSTHLGDARVTSLLDEGLPFAAFGRPWGAAREHNWVDVDGAAGTRAATDALLDAGHRRIGFLGWPAGSGSGDDRRRGWAEAMAERLGVGGDALDALTARCQDRVADALVAAGPLLERGVTALVCASDSLATGGIGAASQLGIRLPVIGFDNTSLAAGLGFPSVDQSLGEVATAALAAIDAQPGAVTTIVRPHLVRRDDARWGIAPAADRGPSPS; encoded by the coding sequence ATGGGGACGACCCTCGCCGACGTCGCGGCGCATGCCGGCGTCTCGGTGCAGACCGTCTCCAACGCGCTCAACAACCCGGGGCTGCTCAAGCGGTCGACGCTCGACCGCGTGCTCGCCGCCGTCGACGACCTCGACTACTCGCCGAACCTCCAGGCGAGGCGCCTGCGGCAGCAGACCGTCGCGACGATCGGGCTGCGCATCGACCCGCTCACCGAGAACGTCGCCGCGTCGCTGCTCGACCGATTCCTGCACGAGCTCACCGCCCGCGCCGACGCGCAGGGCAGGCACGTGCTGCTCTTCACCGCCGTGGACGACGAGGAGGAGGTGCGCAAGATCCGCGAGCTCGCGAGCCAGCGGGTCGCCGACCGCTTCCTGCTCACGTCGACCCACCTCGGCGACGCGCGCGTCACCTCGCTGCTCGACGAGGGACTGCCGTTCGCCGCGTTCGGCCGGCCCTGGGGGGCCGCGCGCGAGCACAACTGGGTCGACGTCGACGGCGCCGCGGGCACGCGCGCCGCGACGGATGCGCTGCTCGACGCCGGTCACCGGCGCATCGGCTTCCTCGGCTGGCCCGCGGGCAGCGGGTCCGGCGACGACCGGCGACGCGGCTGGGCCGAGGCGATGGCCGAGCGGCTCGGCGTCGGCGGCGATGCCCTCGACGCCCTGACCGCGCGCTGCCAGGACCGCGTCGCGGATGCGCTGGTCGCCGCCGGACCGCTCCTCGAGCGGGGCGTCACCGCGCTCGTCTGCGCGTCCGACTCGCTCGCGACCGGCGGCATCGGCGCGGCGTCGCAGCTGGGGATCCGGCTGCCGGTCATCGGCTTCGACAACACCTCGCTCGCCGCGGGGCTCGGCTTCCCGAGCGTCGACCAGAGCCTCGGCGAGGTGGCCACCGCGGCGCTCGCCGCGATCGACGCCCAGCCGGGCGCCGTCACGACCATCGTCCGGCCGCACCTCGTGCGGCGGGACGACGCACGGTGGGGGATCGCCCCCGCCGCCGACCGGGGACCCTCCCCATCCTGA
- a CDS encoding glycogen debranching N-terminal domain-containing protein gives MSSAAPASDRGRQPLLNDALVVLEAPTQSWSDPSGEMGGAAIHGVFHGDWRYVRGLSLRVGGEPVEATGTARSAGRVVFHGVARAIDDETPDPRVLVERERTVAAGALEERVRIRNGLDAAVTADVELAVDVSIAELSTVKAGLAAPMPLSWREQGPGALEAGDGTRALALAAPGADVSRDGDRVVVRWRLQVAPGSVADAGLTIGLHDPTAVVGPAADRPLAALEPSGDAALDRWAVRAADDLQALLLDAGQGPFAAAGAPWFMTLFGRDSLITARLLLPLSLELAEGTLRTLAARQGVVVDAATAEQPGKILHELRQSTFTMPGEGIVLPPVYFGTIDATPLWVVLLHDAWRAGLPIATVRELRPALEGALGWLRDHGSPDGSGFLKYIDETGTGLANQGWKDSGDSVRFRDGRIAEGPIALCEVQAQACQAAEGGAALLEALGDTEGADEWRAWAEGMRERFRATFWVERDGERYPAIALDGAGEPVDAKTSNMGQLLGTTLLTAEEEAQIARLLVDERFASGWGLRTMSTDQGGYWPLSYHCGSVWPHDTGVVIEGMLRAGLGDAARVLAAQLVRTADAFDGRLPELFAGFSRDEASSPVAYPASCRPQAWSAAAVVPVHRALAGS, from the coding sequence ATGAGCAGTGCAGCTCCAGCGTCGGATCGCGGTCGACAGCCGCTGCTGAACGACGCCCTCGTGGTGCTCGAGGCGCCGACGCAGTCGTGGTCGGACCCGTCCGGCGAGATGGGCGGCGCGGCGATCCACGGGGTGTTCCACGGCGACTGGCGCTACGTGCGCGGCCTGTCGCTGCGCGTCGGCGGCGAACCGGTCGAGGCGACCGGCACCGCCCGGTCCGCCGGTCGCGTCGTGTTCCACGGGGTCGCCCGCGCGATCGACGACGAGACCCCCGACCCGCGGGTGCTCGTCGAGCGCGAGCGCACCGTCGCGGCCGGCGCGCTCGAGGAGCGCGTGCGCATCCGCAACGGCCTCGACGCAGCCGTCACCGCCGACGTGGAGCTCGCGGTCGACGTCTCGATCGCCGAGCTCTCGACGGTGAAGGCGGGGCTGGCCGCGCCGATGCCGCTCTCGTGGCGCGAGCAGGGGCCGGGAGCCCTCGAGGCCGGCGACGGGACGCGCGCGCTGGCGCTCGCCGCGCCGGGCGCCGATGTCTCGCGCGACGGCGACCGCGTCGTCGTGCGCTGGCGGCTGCAGGTGGCGCCCGGCTCCGTGGCGGATGCGGGCCTCACGATCGGGCTCCACGACCCGACCGCCGTCGTCGGGCCGGCCGCCGACCGCCCGCTGGCCGCGCTCGAGCCGAGCGGCGACGCCGCGCTCGACCGCTGGGCCGTCCGCGCCGCCGACGACCTGCAGGCGCTGCTGCTCGACGCCGGCCAGGGGCCGTTCGCGGCGGCCGGCGCCCCGTGGTTCATGACGCTCTTCGGGCGGGACTCGCTCATCACCGCCCGCCTGCTGCTGCCGCTCTCGCTCGAGCTCGCCGAGGGCACGCTCCGCACGCTCGCCGCCCGCCAGGGGGTCGTCGTCGACGCCGCGACCGCGGAGCAGCCGGGCAAGATCCTGCACGAGCTGCGGCAGTCGACGTTCACGATGCCCGGCGAGGGCATCGTCCTGCCGCCCGTGTACTTCGGCACGATCGACGCGACGCCGCTCTGGGTCGTGCTGCTGCACGACGCCTGGCGCGCCGGCCTGCCGATCGCGACGGTGCGCGAGCTGCGCCCGGCGCTCGAGGGCGCGCTCGGCTGGCTGCGCGACCACGGCAGCCCCGATGGCTCCGGCTTCCTGAAGTACATCGACGAGACGGGCACCGGGCTCGCGAACCAGGGCTGGAAGGACTCGGGCGACTCCGTGCGCTTCCGCGACGGCCGCATCGCGGAGGGGCCGATCGCGCTCTGCGAGGTGCAGGCGCAGGCGTGCCAGGCGGCGGAGGGCGGCGCGGCGCTGCTCGAGGCGCTCGGCGACACCGAGGGCGCCGACGAGTGGCGCGCGTGGGCCGAGGGGATGCGCGAGCGCTTCCGCGCCACGTTCTGGGTCGAGCGCGACGGCGAGCGCTACCCGGCGATCGCGCTCGACGGCGCGGGCGAGCCGGTCGACGCGAAGACCTCGAACATGGGTCAGCTGCTCGGCACGACGCTGCTCACCGCCGAGGAAGAGGCGCAGATCGCGCGGCTGCTCGTCGACGAGCGCTTCGCCTCCGGCTGGGGGCTGCGGACGATGTCGACCGACCAGGGCGGCTACTGGCCGCTGTCGTACCACTGCGGGTCGGTGTGGCCGCACGACACCGGCGTGGTGATCGAGGGGATGCTGCGGGCCGGCCTCGGCGACGCGGCCCGCGTGCTCGCCGCGCAGCTCGTGCGCACGGCCGACGCGTTCGACGGCCGGCTGCCGGAGCTCTTCGCCGGCTTCAGCCGCGACGAGGCCTCCTCCCCCGTCGCCTACCCGGCGTCGTGCCGCCCGCAGGCGTGGAGCGCCGCGGCGGTCGTGCCGGTGCACCGGGCGCTCGCCGGCAGCTGA
- a CDS encoding DUF4041 domain-containing protein: protein MRFNPPPNWPQPPAGWQPPPTWTPEPSWGAAPEGWQLWVDDDLASGTARPAAVPEAQLRDETLAGAVQQAPPSDSADDELSVIDLDDERVLQSVGIYRYHHPLESAPAFAAALEDLQKEVAASVKDDSAILRSNLFTLNNSLAEGRRMSADLAKLMLSAYNAEADNCVRTLRAGNVEIAKRRLEACRRRISKYGARMEMRVSDQYHELRVRELELTADWLMKKQEEREEAREQRAALKEQKRVERELAEQRELLEKERAHFLNALAAVGVDSDEGVELRARLSEIDAAIEQNDFRAANIRAGYVYVISNRGAFGRQVVKIGLTRRLDPLERISELSGASVPFRFDVHALYFSDDAVGLEAELHRHFRSRALNVANNRKEFFFATPQEVRTVLMAQVGNLLEFDEEAAATEYLQSVGSWPEGALSGPISH from the coding sequence GTGAGGTTCAATCCGCCGCCCAATTGGCCGCAGCCACCTGCTGGCTGGCAGCCGCCACCCACCTGGACGCCGGAGCCGTCCTGGGGTGCAGCGCCGGAGGGTTGGCAGCTCTGGGTTGACGATGACCTAGCATCCGGGACTGCGCGCCCTGCGGCCGTTCCGGAGGCTCAACTCAGAGATGAGACGCTAGCGGGGGCCGTCCAGCAGGCTCCGCCGAGTGATTCCGCGGACGACGAGCTGTCGGTCATCGACCTCGACGACGAGCGAGTGCTGCAGTCGGTTGGGATCTATCGGTACCACCACCCGCTCGAGTCTGCGCCAGCGTTTGCGGCGGCACTGGAAGACCTCCAGAAGGAAGTGGCCGCGTCGGTCAAGGACGACAGCGCCATCCTGCGCTCCAACTTGTTCACGCTGAACAACTCGCTCGCCGAGGGGCGGCGCATGTCCGCCGACCTCGCCAAGCTGATGCTGTCCGCCTATAACGCTGAGGCTGATAACTGCGTCCGGACGCTGCGAGCCGGCAACGTTGAGATCGCCAAGCGCCGACTGGAGGCCTGCCGTCGGAGAATCTCAAAATACGGCGCGCGAATGGAGATGCGGGTCAGCGACCAGTACCACGAGCTTCGCGTTCGTGAGCTCGAGCTCACAGCGGACTGGCTGATGAAGAAGCAGGAAGAGCGCGAAGAGGCCCGTGAACAGCGCGCCGCACTCAAGGAGCAGAAGCGGGTGGAGCGGGAGCTCGCGGAGCAACGCGAGCTGCTCGAGAAGGAGCGCGCGCACTTCCTCAACGCTCTCGCTGCGGTGGGTGTTGATTCGGACGAGGGTGTAGAGCTGCGGGCGCGGCTTAGCGAGATCGACGCGGCGATCGAGCAGAACGATTTCCGCGCGGCGAATATCCGAGCCGGTTACGTCTACGTGATCTCCAACCGGGGGGCATTCGGGCGTCAGGTCGTGAAGATCGGCCTGACACGGCGTCTGGACCCGCTTGAACGCATCTCAGAGCTCAGCGGAGCGTCAGTCCCGTTCAGGTTTGACGTGCACGCCCTGTACTTCTCAGACGACGCAGTGGGACTCGAAGCAGAGTTGCATCGTCACTTCAGATCTCGCGCGCTCAATGTCGCGAATAATCGCAAGGAGTTCTTCTTCGCGACACCTCAGGAGGTGCGGACGGTCCTCATGGCGCAGGTCGGCAACCTGCTCGAGTTCGACGAGGAGGCCGCCGCCACCGAGTACTTGCAGTCAGTTGGCAGCTGGCCAGAGGGCGCCCTCTCTGGCCCGATCAGTCACTGA
- a CDS encoding carbohydrate ABC transporter permease has product MSQIAVTPDPEITLASTDAALGTKLDRVKRRLTSPWATIAAIVIAVIWTIPTFGLLLSSFRPSDQISGSGWWTFFTDPQLTLANYSEVLFSASSSSPQLGEYFVNSLAIAIPGTIFPLVLASLAAYAFAWIKFRGSSTLFVIVFALQIVPLQMALIPLLQLFVTFMQPFQDALHETLPFISERQFLPVWIAHTIFALPLATFLLHNFISEIPGEVIEAARVDGAGHGQIFFRIILPLATPAIASFAIFQFLWVWNDLLVALVFSSGTPDTAPLMQRLAELAGSRGENWERLTAGAFVSLLVPLAVFFGLQRYFVRGLLAGSAKG; this is encoded by the coding sequence ATGAGCCAGATCGCCGTGACCCCAGACCCCGAGATCACGCTCGCGTCGACCGACGCGGCGCTCGGCACGAAGCTCGACCGCGTGAAGCGGCGCCTCACCAGCCCGTGGGCCACGATCGCGGCGATCGTCATCGCCGTGATCTGGACCATCCCGACCTTCGGGCTGCTGCTGTCGTCGTTCCGTCCCTCCGACCAGATCTCCGGGTCCGGCTGGTGGACGTTCTTCACCGACCCGCAGCTGACGCTCGCGAACTACAGCGAGGTGCTGTTCTCGGCGTCGTCGTCGTCGCCGCAGCTGGGCGAGTACTTCGTGAACTCGCTCGCGATCGCCATCCCCGGCACGATCTTCCCGCTCGTGCTCGCGTCGCTCGCGGCGTACGCCTTTGCCTGGATCAAGTTCCGCGGCTCGTCGACGCTCTTCGTGATCGTCTTCGCCCTGCAGATCGTGCCGCTGCAGATGGCGCTCATCCCGCTGCTGCAGCTGTTCGTGACGTTCATGCAGCCGTTCCAGGACGCGCTGCACGAGACGCTGCCGTTCATCAGCGAGCGGCAGTTCCTGCCGGTGTGGATCGCGCACACGATCTTCGCGCTCCCGCTCGCGACGTTCCTGCTGCACAACTTCATCTCGGAGATCCCGGGCGAGGTCATCGAGGCGGCGCGCGTCGACGGCGCGGGGCACGGGCAGATCTTCTTCCGCATCATCCTGCCGCTCGCGACGCCGGCGATCGCGTCGTTCGCGATCTTCCAGTTCCTCTGGGTCTGGAACGATCTGCTCGTCGCCCTCGTGTTCTCCTCCGGCACACCGGATACCGCGCCGCTCATGCAGCGGCTGGCAGAGCTCGCGGGTTCGCGCGGCGAGAACTGGGAGCGACTCACGGCGGGGGCGTTCGTCTCGCTGCTCGTGCCGCTCGCGGTGTTCTTCGGCCTCCAGCGCTACTTCGTCCGAGGCCTGCTGGCGGGCTCCGCGAAGGGCTAG
- a CDS encoding carbohydrate ABC transporter permease produces MLDWVTPALSLAATIAGWPLVAALVATAAIAFAPARIRRSLRLLAWIAAAVAIVVIALVLEGGREVPIGVWPWAFAAALSIAGLLGYLADHDEDSKPMLVFLMPAALLLTIGLVYPAIRTAILAFTDATGTFNGADNFVWMFTQPEALITLGNTIVWVILVPLLSTAIGLAYAIFIDKSRGERFFKMLLFMPFALSMVGASIIWKFMYAYRGPEQDQIGFVNQIIVWLGGEPQQILQNSPWNTLALIIVMIWIQTGFAMVVLSAAIKGVPVEQIEAASIDGANPWQRFSNVVLPGIRSSLVVVVTTISIATLKVFDIVRTMTAGNFNTSVVANEMYTQAFRSGEPGRGAALALILFVMVLPIVVYNIRVLNQQKGIR; encoded by the coding sequence ATGCTCGACTGGGTGACGCCGGCGCTGTCGCTCGCGGCGACCATCGCGGGCTGGCCGCTCGTCGCGGCGCTCGTCGCGACCGCCGCCATCGCGTTCGCGCCCGCGCGCATCCGCCGCTCGCTGCGGCTGCTCGCTTGGATCGCGGCCGCGGTCGCCATCGTGGTGATCGCGCTCGTGCTCGAGGGCGGCCGGGAGGTGCCGATCGGCGTGTGGCCGTGGGCCTTCGCCGCGGCGCTCAGCATCGCCGGGCTGCTCGGCTACCTCGCCGACCACGACGAGGACTCGAAGCCGATGCTCGTGTTCCTCATGCCGGCGGCGCTGCTGCTCACGATCGGCCTCGTCTACCCGGCGATCCGCACCGCGATCCTCGCGTTCACCGACGCGACGGGCACGTTCAACGGCGCCGACAACTTCGTCTGGATGTTCACCCAGCCGGAGGCGCTCATCACGCTCGGCAACACGATCGTCTGGGTGATCCTGGTGCCGCTGCTCTCGACGGCCATCGGCCTCGCGTACGCGATCTTCATCGACAAGAGCCGCGGCGAGCGGTTCTTCAAGATGCTGCTCTTCATGCCGTTCGCGCTCTCGATGGTCGGCGCGAGCATCATCTGGAAGTTCATGTACGCCTACCGCGGGCCGGAGCAGGACCAGATCGGCTTCGTCAACCAGATCATCGTCTGGCTGGGCGGCGAGCCGCAGCAGATCCTGCAGAACAGCCCGTGGAACACGCTCGCGCTCATCATCGTGATGATCTGGATCCAGACCGGATTCGCGATGGTCGTGCTCTCCGCGGCCATCAAGGGCGTGCCCGTCGAGCAGATCGAGGCCGCATCGATCGACGGGGCCAACCCGTGGCAGCGGTTCTCCAACGTGGTGCTGCCGGGCATCCGCTCGTCGCTCGTCGTGGTCGTCACCACGATCTCGATCGCCACGCTCAAGGTGTTCGACATCGTCCGCACGATGACCGCGGGCAACTTCAACACCTCCGTGGTGGCGAACGAGATGTACACGCAGGCGTTCCGATCGGGCGAGCCCGGCCGAGGCGCCGCGCTCGCGCTCATCCTGTTCGTGATGGTGCTGCCGATCGTCGTCTACAACATCCGAGTGCTCAACCAGCAGAAGGGCATCCGATGA
- a CDS encoding ABC transporter substrate-binding protein, with the protein MKHARRIAVPLGIAGVTALALTGCVGDAPTDPSAAPGASGGTAAEGCEAYADYGTFDGAEVNAYGTILDAEADRLNESWAEFEECTGIDVVYEGSAEFEAQINVRVQGGNPPDLAFFPQPGLLASVVGTGSVLPAPESVAANATEYWNETFQGFGTVDGTLYGAPLMSSVKGFVWYSPSVFEENGWEIPTTLDELDELTATIAETDVTPWCVGFGSGEATGWPGTDWLEDYVLRLHGADVYEQWVAHEIPFDDPRIVEALDRVGDLIKNPEYVNGGIGDVSTIATTDFGEAGLPVLDGECAMHHQASFYEGFWSDDNSVEVAEDGQVWAFLLPGTEADAAAVTGGAEIVAAFNDSDEVVAVQTYLASPEWANSRVSLGGVLSANSGLDPANASSDLLRQAYEILQDPNTTFRFDGSDSMPGAVGSGTLWTGMVDWISGADTQSVLSTVEQSWP; encoded by the coding sequence GTGAAGCACGCACGCAGGATCGCGGTGCCGCTCGGCATCGCCGGCGTCACCGCGCTCGCCCTCACGGGCTGTGTCGGCGACGCGCCCACCGATCCGTCGGCGGCACCCGGCGCATCCGGTGGCACCGCGGCGGAGGGCTGTGAGGCCTACGCCGACTACGGCACGTTCGACGGCGCCGAGGTCAACGCCTACGGCACCATCCTCGACGCCGAGGCGGACCGCCTCAACGAGTCGTGGGCCGAGTTCGAGGAGTGCACCGGCATCGACGTCGTGTACGAGGGCTCCGCCGAGTTCGAGGCGCAGATCAACGTCCGCGTCCAGGGCGGCAACCCGCCCGACCTCGCCTTCTTCCCGCAGCCCGGCCTGCTCGCATCCGTCGTCGGCACCGGCAGCGTGCTGCCCGCGCCCGAGTCGGTGGCCGCCAACGCGACCGAGTACTGGAACGAGACGTTCCAGGGCTTCGGCACGGTCGACGGCACGCTCTACGGCGCACCGCTCATGTCGTCCGTCAAGGGCTTCGTCTGGTACTCGCCGTCGGTCTTCGAGGAGAACGGCTGGGAGATCCCGACCACGCTCGACGAGCTCGACGAGCTGACCGCGACCATCGCCGAGACCGACGTCACGCCCTGGTGCGTGGGCTTCGGCTCCGGTGAGGCGACGGGCTGGCCCGGCACCGACTGGCTCGAGGACTACGTGCTGCGCCTGCACGGCGCGGACGTCTACGAGCAGTGGGTCGCGCACGAGATCCCGTTCGACGACCCCCGCATCGTCGAGGCGCTCGACCGCGTCGGTGACCTCATCAAGAACCCCGAGTACGTGAACGGCGGCATCGGCGACGTCTCGACGATCGCGACGACCGACTTCGGCGAGGCCGGCCTGCCGGTGCTCGACGGCGAGTGCGCGATGCACCACCAGGCCTCGTTCTACGAGGGCTTCTGGAGCGACGACAACTCGGTCGAGGTGGCCGAGGACGGCCAGGTCTGGGCGTTCCTCCTGCCCGGCACCGAGGCTGACGCAGCTGCGGTCACCGGCGGCGCCGAGATCGTGGCGGCGTTCAACGACTCCGACGAGGTCGTCGCGGTGCAGACCTACCTGGCGAGCCCCGAGTGGGCGAACAGCCGCGTCTCGCTCGGCGGTGTGCTCTCGGCCAACTCGGGTCTCGACCCGGCGAACGCCTCGAGCGACCTGCTGCGCCAGGCCTACGAGATCCTGCAGGACCCGAACACGACGTTCCGGTTCGACGGGTCCGACTCGATGCCGGGCGCTGTCGGCTCGGGCACGCTGTGGACCGGCATGGTCGACTGGATCTCCGGTGCCGACACGCAGTCCGTCCTGTCCACGGTGGAGCAGAGCTGGCCGTAA